The Sinomicrobium kalidii genome contains a region encoding:
- a CDS encoding alkaline phosphatase family protein — protein MKLFSLTLLLSVLFGWNCYGQRSRHVVLITIDGFRPEFYLEPSWGMVNLRQMKENGVCATSVDGVFPTVTFVNHTSIITGEKSAKHGILYNAPFKPKGERSEWYWFYDAIKVPTLWDAAKNNDLTTAAVNWPVSVGGPIDHNIPIIKMKGKDRLEVIKKYSTPAGLFEEVQQNATGTLEPEDFMVRENYLAMDANVGRISAYIIRKYKPSLMTIRLSVVDHFQHKYGRNGKMVKAAVAGADRAIRDIIEALDRAGIRENTTVLVTGDHGFVNTHTAIAPNIWLKEEGLLDEKGDWKAQFHTVGGSAFLMLKDPDDTGSLQQVRDILQKRPPGEKKLYQFIERKELDSLGVDSRPSFGLKALPGVVFKNSIEGEVIRPHRLGTHGYYPDTPGIKTGFVGFGAGMRNGLRVDRMGLEDIAPLVAELLGMEWRSEGGVLLKGMLNK, from the coding sequence ATGAAACTGTTCTCGTTAACTCTACTGCTTTCCGTTTTATTCGGATGGAACTGCTACGGACAAAGGTCCCGCCATGTGGTATTGATCACTATTGACGGTTTTCGTCCCGAATTTTATCTCGAACCTTCATGGGGAATGGTCAATCTCAGGCAAATGAAGGAGAACGGGGTTTGTGCTACAAGCGTGGATGGCGTTTTCCCTACGGTGACCTTTGTGAACCACACTTCCATTATTACAGGGGAAAAGTCGGCAAAGCACGGTATTTTGTACAATGCCCCCTTCAAACCCAAAGGCGAGCGCAGTGAATGGTACTGGTTCTATGATGCCATTAAGGTTCCGACCCTTTGGGATGCCGCCAAGAACAATGATCTCACCACGGCTGCCGTCAACTGGCCGGTTTCTGTTGGCGGTCCTATTGATCATAACATCCCCATTATAAAAATGAAAGGGAAAGACCGCCTTGAGGTGATAAAAAAGTATTCCACCCCGGCCGGCCTTTTTGAAGAAGTACAGCAAAACGCTACCGGCACCCTGGAACCGGAAGATTTTATGGTCCGGGAAAATTACCTTGCCATGGATGCCAATGTAGGAAGGATAAGTGCTTATATCATCCGAAAGTATAAACCCTCCCTAATGACCATCCGCTTGTCTGTAGTTGACCATTTTCAGCATAAGTACGGCAGGAACGGCAAAATGGTGAAGGCGGCAGTAGCCGGGGCAGACCGCGCTATCCGCGATATCATTGAAGCCCTTGACCGTGCCGGTATCAGAGAAAACACGACTGTACTTGTTACCGGGGACCATGGTTTTGTGAACACCCATACCGCGATCGCCCCCAATATATGGTTGAAAGAAGAAGGCCTTTTGGACGAAAAGGGAGACTGGAAGGCGCAATTCCACACCGTAGGCGGTTCCGCGTTTTTAATGCTGAAAGACCCGGATGATACCGGGAGCCTGCAGCAGGTGAGGGATATCCTGCAAAAAAGGCCGCCCGGCGAAAAAAAGTTATACCAATTTATAGAACGAAAAGAACTGGACAGTTTAGGGGTGGACAGCCGGCCATCTTTTGGTTTAAAGGCTTTGCCGGGAGTAGTCTTTAAAAATTCCATAGAAGGAGAGGTCATAAGGCCCCATAGATTAGGTACCCACGGGTACTACCCGGACACTCCCGGAATAAAAACCGGTTTTGTCGGTTTCGGGGCGGGGATGAGAAACGGGCTCCGTGTAGATCGTATGGGGCTTGAGGATATAGCCCCATTGGTCGCAGAACTTTTGGGAATGGAATGGAGATCTGAAGGCGGGGTTTTATTAAAAGGAATGCTAAACAAATAA